One Caenibius sp. WL genomic window, GCTGCCCGATGCGCAGAAGGACGCGCTCAACGCCAAGATTCCAATGGGCCGCATGGGCGAAGGCGAGGATATCGGCGCAGCGGTTTCCTATCTCGCATCGAAGGAAGCGGGCTATGTCACGGGGCAGACCTTGCATGTGAACGGCGGCATGGCGATGCTGGGCTGAGGCCCCGCATCCCTGCGCCACGGGGGTGGATTTCCCGAATTTATCCCCAACTTCTCCTGCAAATCCGCCATTCCTGCTTGCCGCGCGGGATGCCCGCGTTAAGGATTACCAGCGTATTTCCATGCGTCAGAACGGCGATTCCTTCGCCGTGGGCGCGCTAGGGGGACCGGTAAACGATGAAGGCCACGATCGAACGCGCAACGCTCCTGCGTTGCCTGTCCCACGTCCAGTCGGTGGTCGAACGCCGCAACACAATCCCGATTCTGTCCAACGTCCTGATCGAAGCCGCGCCGGACAACACGCTGCGCGTCATGGCGACGGACCTCGATCTCCAGGTCGTGGAAAGTCTGTCGGCGGTGTCTGTCGACGTGCCCGGTGCGATCACGGTTTCGGCGCATCTGCTGTTCGATATCGCCCGCAAGCTGCCCGATGGCAGCCAGGTCAGCCTCGAAGTGGCGGACAACCGGATGGTGGTGAAATCGGGCCGCAGCCGCTTCTCGCTGCCGACTTTGCCGCGTGACGATTTCCCGATGATCGTGGAAGGCGATCTGCCGACCAGCTTCGAAATTTCGGCCAAGGCGCTGGCCGAACTGGTCGATCGCACCCGCTTTGCGATTTCGACGGAGGAAACGCGCTATTACCTCAACGGCATTTTCCTGCATGTGGCCGACGATGAACTGAAAGCCGCCGCCACTGACGGGCACCGTCTGGCGCGCTTCACCATTGCCCGGCCCGACGGGGCCGAAGGCATGCCGGATGTGATCGTGCCCCGCAAGGCGGTGGCCGAACTGCGCAAGCTGCTGGAAGAAGCGCTCGACACCAATGTCGAAATCGACCTGTCGGCCAGCAAGATCCGCTTCACTCTCGGCGGTGAAAACGGCGTGGTGCTGACCAGCAAGCTGATCGACGGCACGTTCCCCGATTACACCCGCGTGATTCCCACCGGCAACGACAAGCTGCTCAAGCTCGATCCGAAGAGCTTCTTCGAAGGCGTGGACCGCGTGGCCACGATCGCCACGGAAAAGACTCGTGCGGTGAAAATGGGGCTGGATCGCGACAAGGTTACGCTGTCGGTCACTTCGCCCGACAACGGCACGGCGGCGGAAGAACTGGCGGCGGATTACAGCGCCGAAGGGTTCGAGATCGGCTTCAACGCCAATTATCTCAAGGACATCCTCAGCCAGATCGACGGCGATACCGTGGAACTGCATCTGGCCGATGCCGGGGCGCCGACGCTGATCCGCCAGGATTCGAAAAGCGCCGCGCTCTATGTGCTGATGCCGATGCGGGTCTGATCCGCTTCACCTGCGGAAATCGCGCGCCGCCATCCCGGCCAGATCGGGATGGCGGCGTTTCTGTCTGAATTATCCGCGCGCGCGGATCATTTCCTCGATGTGGACGAACTTTTCGCGCGGGGCCCCTTCGCGGGCGGCGCGTTCTTCGGCTTCCTCGATCTTCTTCCAGTCGCGGAAGGTCACGATGTCGAGCTTGCGCGATTCGGCCAGTGCGTCGAAGCCGGGGCGGCCATCCTTGCGCGCCGCGCCGAGAGCGCCGGAATCGAAGTCTTCCGCGATCTTCTCGATGATCGAGAAGCCATCCGGCCGGTTGGTGCCGATAGTGCCGGTCGGGCCGCGCCGGGCCCAACCCACGCAGTAGAGCCCGGGCAGGATGCGCCCTTCGTCGTTGGCGAAGCGTCCGGCC contains:
- the dnaN gene encoding DNA polymerase III subunit beta, which translates into the protein MKATIERATLLRCLSHVQSVVERRNTIPILSNVLIEAAPDNTLRVMATDLDLQVVESLSAVSVDVPGAITVSAHLLFDIARKLPDGSQVSLEVADNRMVVKSGRSRFSLPTLPRDDFPMIVEGDLPTSFEISAKALAELVDRTRFAISTEETRYYLNGIFLHVADDELKAAATDGHRLARFTIARPDGAEGMPDVIVPRKAVAELRKLLEEALDTNVEIDLSASKIRFTLGGENGVVLTSKLIDGTFPDYTRVIPTGNDKLLKLDPKSFFEGVDRVATIATEKTRAVKMGLDRDKVTLSVTSPDNGTAAEELAADYSAEGFEIGFNANYLKDILSQIDGDTVELHLADAGAPTLIRQDSKSAALYVLMPMRV